ggtgaagccagtggccaccctaatcGTGAGCAGATAAGGCGCAGATTTCTCCAGAACAGGCAGGGACTTCTTGTGAGAGGCAGGCACTGGCAGCGACTTGTGCTCACCTGGGCCACAATGGAGGGCGGGACGTGGCGGGGGTTATTTAAGCGCTGGGATCGGCAGACAGCACtgacacttggtgacaggcgcgaTGCTGGCAGCCGGCTGTGTAGCCATGTGCCTCGCTGTGGCAGGTGAGTCTGGGCAGAGGAGGACAGATGGCTTTATGCAGTGGGCACTGTGTGGTATAGACGGTGAAGGGTCGCAGGGCTGTCACCTCCAGACCACACGGGCAGTACCTAGTGAGTAGGTGACATGGGGAGTCCTGCTCAGGTGTGAGTCGTCTACTTCTGTGCACTTACTGTAAGGTGTACTTACCTGCGATCTCCCTGCAGTGTTACATATAGTTCAGATACTTTATTAAAAGTAGAGCTGAGGACAGATGACTACCAGAGTCACACATGACAAAGTGACCACTGACTATGTCTGTCCTGGGTACTGCCCATGAAGTTACCCTATTAGTTGTGGGCAGCACAAGCTGAGAAGGGAAAGCCACAGATTTTTTCAGCTGAACTGCTGTGATCAGGAAAAGTTGTGTAGAGCTCCTCTCCTCGGTGTGTCACTTCTGCATCTGGCAGGTTTCTGCAGTGCACACCTTAACCCACTgagggctaacctccggcactccagctgtggtgaaactacaacagccaagcaagtgtgcatcttgggagttgtagttttaccacagctggagtgccggaggttagcccttCTGGCCGCTCCGCACCCCTGGCAGGGTCTGCGTGGAGCCAATGTTCTAGCGCTGCTGATGTAACGTGTCATGGATAAGAACGCCACACTGGGGTTTTCCTATAAACCTGTATGGAAGAACTCTGCCAACCTCATTGGAGGGGGAGGATCACTTTATATAATTTGCAGTTCTACCCATAAGTCCCATTCTGAGATGTATTGTGTTGCTTATGTTATGTTCAGTGCAAGCTGTACCTTACTATAGAGTTCCTTAAATTGATTTAAAGGGCAGTAATGGTCTATATTATGCCACCTGTGAtgaatgcaacttttttttttttttttactttccagtCAAATAAGGCCATATTTTCCCCATGATGTAGGTAGTGACAGCGATACATTTTCTGGGCAATTAAATATCTTTACATCTGCTTTATATTTTCTTGCCTGAACTAATGATACTTCTGTGCCCACCTACATGACTTGTTGGTAGGACCATCCAGTCTTATGTTCTTGGGATTGCCATGCAGTGCTGCGAGCTTTCGGTAGACacctgtttttttaaaaacattctcTTTATTTTTCTAGTTACTGCCACCATTTCTTTACCAGAAATCTCTTCAGCTGTGCCACCAAACAGTCACCCGCGGGTAAAGAGATGCTCCTGCAATAACTGGATGGACAAGGAGTGTATATACTTTTGTCACCTGGATATTATTTGGGTGAACACAGGAAGGTGAGCATGACTAAATACTGTAAACTGTGCCGGTAATTTAGActgtagaccagggatcagcagcctctggcactccagctgttctgaaactacaactcccagaatgccccatTCGCATGtctgggagttagaagaacagctgagcatgttGGCTGCTGGGGTaccgaaggttgctgattcctgctGTAGACTATAACCTGGATTTGACATATTATATAAAGGCCATTGCAGGTAGCTAGAATGCACTCCTTGTCCTGTCCAGGCTCGGACTAGccccaggggaacaggtgaatcccccggtgagCCCCTGACaaaggtgggcccccagtccCTCATCCCTTGCACATAGCACAGAAGACTGACTGCACCACAACCTGCCTATGTCCATATAAAAACACGGTTTATTACTATAGATGCATTAGGTGGCCGAGAAGACTTCTAGCTAtagaggcaggccagccagtatctTCTTTCCTCAAGGACCTGCCTTCTCCAAATCGCTACAAGGACCCTTATAATCAATCATCTTAAGCATATTGCTGCTGCCTGCCGTTGTGATAGGAGGTAGTATTTGCTTGTAGCTTCACAGTGGGCCCCTAGAATAAATTTTACTGGGGGGCCCTGTgctccccagtctgacactgctcaGATCAGGCTACTGCTTTGCatatgtacatacagtacattatataCCATTTAAATGGCTACATTGTAAATACTTCAGTCCTAAATAATGTATTTGTTTTACCTATTCTCATAGCCAAATGCTACCTTATGGCCTAGGGAGCCCAGGAAGGCGCAGGAAGAGAGCGTCGGCACGATGTCAGTGCGGGAAGGCAAAGGACAGAACTTGCAGTCGTTTCTGCCAGAATACAACTTGGTAAGTGGCTCCAGTTATCCAGAAATCTGATTGTGTAATATATGATTGTGATTGACGCCAAAGAGGCTGAGCTGAATTGCTGTGAGACCGCTCAGCAAATTTCAGAATTTGCCTTTTATAGCCTACTTTGTACAGACCATTTATTGCGGTATTGTTTTTGTTTGAgtattgttaaagaggacctttcaccgattatgacattgtgaactaagtatacagacatggagagcggcgaccggggatctcactgcacttactgttatccccgggcgccgctccgttctcccgctatgccctccagtatcttcagtcactaagttatagtagccggagtctgcccttgttctgctctagcgctggccaatcgcattgcagagctcacagcctgggagaaaataacctcccaggctgtgagctctgccctgtgattggccagcgctagagcagaacaagggcagactccgcctaccataacttagtgactgaaatctctgcctaccataacttagtgagcggagataccggagggcatagcaggagaacggagtggcgcccgaggataatagtaagtgcagtgagatccccgggcgccgctctacatgtctgtattcttagttcacattgtcataatcggtgaaaggtcctctttaatgttagTGCCCAGAACTGAATGAAAACACCAGCAGTATGTTAGCAGTGGCCCTTTAAGAGTGTTACCGTTAAATGACATTTCCTAACTCAATCATAAATCCCTTCTAGTCATTTTACTGTGTTACTACAGGATTATATAGCAGTTTATTTCATGCAGCAAAAATATGAATAGTTTTAGTTATTTTCCTTACACTCCAGCCATGTAGAGTTAGCTTTTTGATTTCCATTTTAAATGGTTTGTCCCTTGGCAACAACGTATCCCCCAttgacaggataggggataagtatctgTTTTGCGGGAGCACCCTACCGATCACTACAACAGGGACCATCTGCGGcagtcccatagatgtgaatagAGTGGTGGCTTAATTCAGATAGGGGTTCTAGTGATTGGACCCCCGATGATCAGACTCTTACACAGGATAAGTTGTCATGGGTCAAGCCTTTTAAGAGTTCAGTATTTGCCACTCCAAAGCTGGCAACAGTTAGG
This is a stretch of genomic DNA from Bufo gargarizans isolate SCDJY-AF-19 chromosome 3, ASM1485885v1, whole genome shotgun sequence. It encodes these proteins:
- the EDN2 gene encoding endothelin-2 isoform X2: MLAAGCVAMCLAVAVTATISLPEISSAVPPNSHPRVKRCSCNNWMDKECIYFCHLDIIWVNTGSQMLPYGLGSPGRRRKRASARCQCGKAKDRTCSRFCQNTTWATADSKLRSSKEISPANKFLNMKSQVRLLRAFR
- the EDN2 gene encoding endothelin-2 isoform X1 gives rise to the protein MLAAGCVAMCLAVAVTATISLPEISSAVPPNSHPRVKRCSCNNWMDKECIYFCHLDIIWVNTGSQMLPYGLGSPGRRRKRASARCQCGKAKDRTCSRFCQNTTWATADSKLRSSKEISPANKFLNMKSQVRLLRAFRDVASYNTQVAYFGKQFSTNASKLPSDSKAWKRKS